The following coding sequences lie in one Myxococcales bacterium genomic window:
- a CDS encoding sigma 54-interacting transcriptional regulator — translation MKIPSRYRVLGDLGVGASGSVYHAEDLRLDREVALKIFSPVPRREWDPAQAGREFMMLARLAIPGVARVLDCGVIESGCAQDGSDALIPFLTRAYVSGRTLHAALDEGLSGNELLHCVAEVAHSLSIVHREGVVHGDIKPNNIILDHDGRPWLIDFGLARLHDEPARHGGGTPAFMAPECLKSGIPTTKGDVYALGAVLWMGLYGQTPLETLSIKARARHMEGQPQLELPPSEKEPWRARAGAIALGALHPDPEKRTAALSEFRSALETLLDTPATTRQEPRVFLPPIPRGRESVVAELELEVSRFFDTYSARPLPGPWVGWIAAGEGMGKTTLLTELRWRMALSGYRVHAAEVTFRGDANGLDMLQDAKVGSQSEAGLVLLIDDLDRAEPEVCERLRAFMYDETRGPVALIGTGRGSNDAWTCHKTFQLEKLARPEMQRLVTDALGEVDESVHEAILRRCDGHPGQAHDLLARAAALFMPSARDIASLVVEGRVRKRADALFEHLGPEARQMAMVLSMLGDMMPLEFFEACKRSSEPLLSVWDVEQAVAELERHQMIERSRAQVRLISPELGEVALRAFDAPARRACALSLLKHVEAFTISQRAELALASEDAAAMARHVPVACDQVLAEGATSRAAKWYAAWLPHMRHTGRPMALLRLARLYLELGEYDMAVERTADVLSGKPSDEEGQEAQLLRARIRIAKGDYALALKELDALEPMLTAERKAPFARERARALLNQGRYPEVVETVSQALLNHDTDDASGIELLTAAGMAQDYQGEQEEADASYRRALLLARRLGRKSEEANVLNYMAIAQHRRGHFREARRLYGESLTLARALEDVGSIAVFSLNVGTLESLQARYTEAERHYLSAISSARRAAKHSSDLMARANLAHLKICLGRYGQARMLLAEVLQDAVRMGIQRVYAQGVALMGDIQVRTHQHAEGLQSYQEAIEIFQVLGQTREVAEAQLDAAEASLGYQVPPDTARADAFLIAASKELEKGDLADLRSRLSMLMGLRDAQLGKHDSATQLAHMALEESDRRGDRELSWRALAVLAHSEAARPNDKHVYLNRTVALIADIASALPVDYQDTYWTDPWRARLNAAYAATRLPAVETEAAMETIAQERFNHLLDILRRLVSEHQLDRLLERITDGAVSFFRAEKGFVLLADATGTLQTHTARGFGTSSDETMSRSIAEAVFIDNDPIVTTDAAGDQRLSEYRSVHKLMLRSVACVPIRGTSGVLGVLYLEHRFVRGRFQDADLDLLLAFADQAALAIEKARMLEQLQLRTSELERANRRLADAHEAQARALERRTEELVVVRRELKGAKEKLHEQPDRYGIVAHSESMRQVLERVERVATSNVPVSIYGESGTGKELIARALHDAAGDDSRPFIGVNCAAIAEGLLESELFGHVKGAFTGAGRDRIGLLAQASGGTLFLDEVANMSPRMQASLLRVLQNGTYCAVGSEQEAQAVVRIVTACHRPLSLLVEEGLFREDLFYRLNVVEIALPPLRDRPGDIPPLCEHFLRKHAAGQAEKKKRLSRGALDSLCAFDWPGNVRQLEHVLLNACIFAQDDLIEAKDLPIHSVQARSAPKPNLASGIPFDAQAFGAEEKERMLQALHSHQWNRAAAARALNMPRRTFYRRLKSHGI, via the coding sequence ATGAAAATTCCCAGCCGATACCGAGTGTTAGGCGACCTGGGCGTGGGAGCTTCTGGCTCAGTTTATCATGCGGAAGATCTCCGCTTGGACAGAGAAGTGGCACTCAAGATCTTTTCACCCGTGCCGCGGAGGGAGTGGGACCCCGCCCAAGCTGGGCGGGAGTTCATGATGTTGGCCAGGCTGGCCATCCCGGGAGTCGCGCGGGTTCTCGATTGCGGCGTCATAGAGAGCGGGTGCGCTCAGGATGGCTCAGATGCGTTGATACCTTTTTTGACCCGTGCCTACGTTTCTGGCCGGACGTTGCACGCGGCGTTGGATGAAGGTCTGAGCGGCAATGAGCTCCTCCACTGCGTGGCCGAAGTGGCGCATTCGCTCAGCATCGTCCATCGTGAGGGTGTCGTTCACGGCGACATCAAGCCCAACAATATTATCCTGGACCACGACGGGCGGCCGTGGCTTATCGATTTTGGCCTGGCTCGGCTTCATGATGAACCGGCAAGACATGGAGGCGGCACGCCGGCATTCATGGCGCCAGAGTGCTTGAAGAGCGGGATACCGACTACAAAGGGCGACGTCTATGCGCTTGGGGCGGTGCTGTGGATGGGGTTATATGGCCAAACGCCTTTGGAGACGCTTTCGATCAAAGCCCGAGCTCGACATATGGAGGGGCAACCGCAGCTTGAACTACCTCCGAGCGAAAAAGAGCCGTGGCGAGCCCGTGCAGGAGCGATTGCGCTGGGTGCACTTCACCCAGACCCAGAGAAGAGGACAGCCGCTCTTTCGGAATTTCGTAGCGCACTTGAAACATTGCTGGATACACCTGCGACGACGCGCCAGGAGCCGCGCGTTTTCTTGCCGCCGATTCCTCGGGGTCGCGAATCAGTGGTCGCCGAACTTGAACTCGAGGTCTCGAGGTTTTTCGATACGTATAGCGCGCGTCCGCTTCCCGGACCTTGGGTCGGTTGGATAGCAGCAGGGGAAGGAATGGGGAAAACCACGCTCCTCACAGAGCTAAGGTGGCGCATGGCGCTGAGCGGCTACCGAGTGCATGCGGCCGAAGTGACTTTCAGGGGGGATGCCAACGGATTGGACATGCTGCAAGACGCGAAGGTGGGCAGCCAATCGGAGGCAGGGCTTGTGCTTTTGATCGACGACCTCGATCGCGCCGAGCCCGAAGTGTGTGAGCGACTTCGCGCCTTTATGTATGACGAAACGAGGGGCCCCGTGGCGCTCATTGGGACGGGACGAGGCAGCAACGATGCCTGGACGTGTCACAAAACGTTTCAGCTAGAGAAGCTTGCCCGGCCCGAGATGCAGCGTTTGGTTACAGATGCTTTGGGAGAGGTGGACGAGTCCGTGCACGAGGCTATTTTGCGTCGCTGTGATGGACATCCTGGGCAAGCGCATGACCTCTTGGCTCGAGCGGCGGCGCTCTTTATGCCATCAGCGCGGGATATCGCTTCGCTGGTGGTGGAGGGACGCGTCCGGAAGCGTGCCGATGCGTTATTCGAACACTTGGGACCAGAGGCGCGTCAGATGGCAATGGTGCTGAGCATGCTCGGTGACATGATGCCCCTAGAGTTCTTCGAAGCGTGCAAGAGGAGTTCCGAGCCCTTGCTGTCGGTATGGGACGTGGAACAGGCCGTCGCCGAACTCGAACGACACCAGATGATTGAGCGTTCTCGTGCCCAGGTGCGACTCATCTCCCCGGAGTTAGGAGAGGTTGCTTTGCGAGCGTTTGATGCGCCAGCCCGTCGAGCATGTGCGCTCAGCTTGTTGAAGCATGTCGAGGCGTTTACCATTTCGCAGCGCGCGGAACTCGCCTTGGCAAGCGAAGATGCCGCAGCAATGGCGCGTCACGTGCCCGTGGCATGCGATCAGGTGTTGGCTGAGGGCGCCACGTCAAGGGCAGCAAAGTGGTATGCCGCATGGTTGCCGCATATGCGCCACACCGGTCGGCCCATGGCATTGCTTCGCCTCGCGCGTCTCTATCTGGAGCTCGGAGAGTACGACATGGCTGTTGAGAGAACAGCCGACGTGCTTTCTGGCAAACCGAGCGATGAAGAGGGGCAAGAGGCGCAACTGTTACGCGCACGGATACGCATCGCAAAGGGCGACTACGCGCTTGCGCTAAAGGAGCTTGATGCTCTTGAGCCAATGCTCACCGCAGAACGAAAAGCCCCCTTTGCCCGTGAACGCGCCCGCGCTCTTCTGAACCAAGGGCGGTATCCCGAGGTAGTCGAGACGGTATCGCAAGCACTTCTCAATCACGATACGGATGATGCCTCAGGCATCGAGCTACTCACTGCTGCTGGCATGGCACAAGATTATCAGGGCGAGCAAGAGGAGGCTGACGCTTCGTATCGGCGTGCGCTATTGCTTGCCCGCAGGCTTGGGCGGAAGTCTGAGGAAGCGAATGTGCTTAACTATATGGCAATCGCGCAACATCGACGTGGCCATTTTCGAGAAGCGCGACGGCTCTACGGAGAAAGTCTCACATTGGCGCGAGCGCTCGAAGACGTCGGAAGTATTGCGGTGTTCTCGCTCAACGTCGGCACTTTGGAATCGCTCCAAGCACGGTACACGGAGGCGGAGCGGCACTATTTGAGCGCCATTTCCTCGGCCAGACGCGCAGCAAAGCATTCATCAGACCTCATGGCGCGGGCGAATCTGGCTCACTTGAAAATCTGCTTGGGACGGTATGGACAGGCGCGCATGCTCTTGGCCGAGGTGCTTCAAGATGCCGTACGAATGGGCATCCAGCGCGTTTACGCACAAGGAGTCGCGTTGATGGGGGACATTCAGGTGCGCACCCATCAGCACGCCGAGGGATTGCAGAGCTATCAGGAGGCCATTGAAATTTTCCAGGTGCTCGGGCAAACGCGCGAAGTGGCCGAAGCCCAGCTCGATGCGGCAGAGGCCTCTCTGGGCTATCAAGTGCCACCCGATACCGCCCGAGCAGATGCATTTCTTATTGCGGCGTCGAAAGAACTCGAGAAAGGAGACCTCGCGGATTTGCGCTCCCGCCTTTCGATGCTGATGGGACTCCGCGATGCCCAGTTGGGGAAACATGACTCCGCCACGCAACTCGCGCACATGGCATTGGAGGAATCAGACAGAAGAGGCGATCGGGAACTTTCTTGGCGTGCGCTCGCCGTGCTTGCGCATTCTGAGGCAGCACGACCCAACGACAAACATGTGTATCTTAACAGAACGGTAGCGCTGATTGCCGACATCGCCTCTGCTTTGCCAGTCGACTATCAAGACACCTATTGGACAGACCCGTGGAGAGCGAGGCTCAACGCTGCTTACGCAGCCACCCGTCTCCCCGCTGTCGAGACGGAGGCCGCTATGGAAACCATCGCGCAGGAACGCTTTAACCATTTGCTCGACATTCTTCGTCGATTGGTTAGTGAGCACCAGCTTGATAGGCTGCTGGAACGAATAACCGATGGAGCCGTCAGCTTTTTCCGAGCTGAAAAAGGCTTTGTTTTATTGGCAGATGCCACAGGGACACTGCAGACCCATACGGCAAGAGGCTTTGGCACCTCGTCCGACGAAACCATGTCTCGTTCGATCGCCGAAGCGGTGTTTATAGATAACGATCCCATCGTTACAACCGACGCGGCGGGCGATCAGCGTTTGAGCGAATACCGATCCGTGCACAAGCTCATGTTGCGATCAGTGGCATGCGTGCCGATTCGCGGCACATCGGGTGTGCTGGGCGTGCTCTATTTGGAGCACCGCTTCGTTCGGGGGCGCTTTCAAGACGCCGATCTTGACCTGTTACTGGCGTTTGCAGATCAGGCGGCCCTGGCCATTGAAAAAGCCCGTATGCTTGAACAACTGCAACTTCGAACTTCTGAGCTAGAGCGCGCGAACAGGCGTTTGGCTGATGCTCATGAGGCGCAGGCGCGCGCTCTTGAACGACGCACCGAGGAATTGGTTGTGGTTCGTCGTGAGCTGAAAGGCGCGAAGGAGAAACTCCACGAACAACCTGACCGCTATGGAATCGTCGCGCACAGCGAATCCATGCGTCAAGTCCTGGAACGTGTGGAACGCGTGGCGACTTCGAACGTCCCGGTCTCCATATATGGTGAAAGCGGAACCGGCAAGGAACTGATAGCGCGGGCGCTCCACGATGCGGCCGGCGACGACAGCCGTCCTTTCATCGGAGTGAACTGCGCGGCCATCGCGGAAGGCCTCTTAGAGAGCGAGCTCTTCGGTCATGTCAAAGGCGCATTTACGGGCGCCGGTCGCGACCGCATAGGGCTGCTTGCGCAGGCATCGGGCGGGACCCTCTTCTTGGATGAAGTGGCAAACATGTCTCCCCGCATGCAGGCAAGTTTGCTGCGGGTGCTCCAAAACGGCACCTATTGTGCGGTCGGCAGCGAGCAGGAAGCGCAGGCCGTTGTTCGAATCGTCACGGCTTGTCATCGGCCCCTGTCTCTCTTGGTCGAAGAGGGGCTTTTCCGCGAGGACTTGTTTTACCGTCTGAACGTTGTCGAGATTGCCTTGCCACCATTGCGGGACCGCCCAGGCGATATCCCGCCGTTGTGCGAGCATTTCTTGCGCAAGCACGCGGCGGGGCAGGCGGAGAAAAAAAAACGTCTCAGCCGTGGCGCCTTAGATTCGCTTTGCGCATTTGACTGGCCCGGTAACGTGCGCCAGCTGGAGCACGTGCTTCTAAACGCATGTATATTTGCGCAAGACGACCTCATCGAGGCAAAGGACTTGCCCATTCATTCAGTTCAGGCGCGAAGCGCGCCCAAGCCCAACCTGGCCAGTGGTATCCCGTTCGATGCGCAGGCTTTCGGGGCCGAGGAGAAGGAACGCATGCTTCAGGCGCTCCATTCACACCAGTGGAATCGAGCCGCGGCCGCCAGGGCTCTCAATATGCCGCGGCGCACCTTCTATCGGCGCCTCAAATCCCATGGGATCTAG